The segment CTTATCATTAGGAAAACACTTAGCTAGTAAAACATTGTTGGCCATCAACTAGCTCTTGAAgcatcttgaaaaaataaagttgctAACTGTTTTTGTGCAACATACAAACCTATGCTTCACATTTTAAGTAGCAAAATCAAAACacttcttttcaatttaaccaCGTCAACCATAAAAACCGCAATTTATGTTTTCCCCATTTAAACACTAactgaatatttaataaaaaattaaatccttgcAAGGACAGgttacatttaaatattatctataatcttaaaaagtttattttttattttttgtaaataaacattttctttaaaaatctattaaaatcaaaactcatgttttaatttcacctgTTCTTACGGATATTTGTGGAATTTACCTTTCGGcatattaaaactaaaatcttAGCAATGCTCACAGGGTCAGCGAGAATGATGACTCGAACAGTGGCCTTCCCTGGGGTGGGTAGAGAAATCAGCGGAGTGAGAATCGTGTTCTTGGTCTCTGTTATTTTCTCGCTGATCATCGGCTGTTGGTCGGAGGGGCAAGAAAAAGCAATTCTGCCGTAGGCCTTAGCGCGCTCGACAGGGCCTCCTGTTGGTACAAAGTGGTTCACATGACGCTAACCCAGCTTCACGTCGCATGCTACCTATATCCCTGATCTCGAGCTTAGCTTGGCCATCTCCAAATGACACGACTGCCGCCTTTTCCTCCTTGCTGTGCAGTTGCAGTCCCAGCGTTCCGTGCCAGAAGTCGACGCTCCGTTGCAAATTCGAACTAGCAACTAAGACGGACTGCACTGGATCTGGAAATTCACcaaaaactcaaattaattgctttctcATTTAGACGTCCAGTACCGCCATTGGAGGGTTGGGGCTCGTCAATTAAAAAGAACTGGTAGCCGCCGGGAGCTTCAGTGACAAAATGCTTCTCGTCCTTCCTGATGGGCCACTCCAACGCCTTAGCTCTCTCGATTGCTTCACGAGACTTGACAACGATGCCGATAAAGTCATTTCCTTCaaagtattattatttcttaatttaatttgagatgCTATATAGTTGGACTTAATTTTACCTTTCTCGTATTGAGTAATTCCGTAGTTGTAAGTCAGCTCAATGACAAAGTGTGTGTCTTCTGAGCCATAGCCGATCATAGTTTTGCTCCAGCGCGTATCATAGTTtctacaatttaatatttaaataattggatttttgaaaatataatttttcagcaaattacCCATTGCAAGCGGCCTCACAGCCTTCAGAAAACTCCTCATGCCTAAGTACCTGACAAGCGAAGAAAAAGATtggttgttattatttaatcttaattatataatattaccTTCATTCCTAACACCTCTCGGAAAAATTTCAGGGTGTTTTTACGCTCaccgattttgaaaacaaagtgTAAGGCTCTACCGTTGATGTTCATCTTGATTTTCTTACTCTCCTACAGaaaggaaatataaatatgctcGTGTAAATTACAAGagcagaacaaaaatttacgtAATATCTGTAAAATCgtagaagaaaaatgtttaggaaaaattaattcaaaatgtgtGCGTAGATATGTATATatgaaaaacttattttttttaaatcaatggaTAATCCCTGTTAATGACACCTAAAAGTTGtgctttaaattgttttaaaattaattacaacaaCGCTTTAAGGCTCGGCTCCAACAGGTACCTGCTGATGACGCTACAAAGTAACACTTTCGACAGTCTTTGACGAGAGGACGGTGCTGGCGAGTGCCTGGTGTAGTGCtcgccttttaaaaattgttacagGGGGCGTGATTGTTTCAAAGCAGTGTTGCCTCCATTCCAAGataaacttttttcaaaaaaattaatccatccAACAATCatgtggatttttttctaaaatattgaaaattttaaaatatttttcaaaataactgATACTTATGGAATGAAgaccctgaaaaaaaaaacaattttcgtcAATTTTTTCGAAGTAGGTTGGCAGCAACAGTGCTTGATTTCGTTTCGTATTCGGATTGCATTGCACGGAAAACACACGACTTGTGTACACCTTCCTCAAAAAGCGCCGCATTTTGCGACTTTCCCCTGTTTTTTCAGCTTATTGCGAATCGGAGTCCAGCTAGGTGAGTGTAAAAAGTCATCAACCAAAATCACGATCGTGATTCAAAGGTGTGGTATTTCGATTCTGACGGAAATGGGAGCTAATCGGCTTTGTCGAACCTCTTTTGAATTTAGGCATCTGCATCTGTTGGATACATATTATTGTCATGCTTAAAATTCCTTTCGCTTTATTTGTAAAAGATTATTATAAATCCTGTTTATTAACAAGCAGTGCGTACATGCCCATacacaaattttagatttatatTTACTACTTTGACTAGGAAAAAGATAGGAAACATAATGTTACATACAGACTCGGCGTGAGTTTTTTCCGCCAATTTTTTCGCTTCATGCTTTGCTGATTTGTGAAAGCAGAAGACCAGCAGACAGCTGCATCTCCGTTTTTTGCATTGTTCCCCATCAGTCATTGCTTTCCACTGCAGGCATTGCATtcggaatttttctttgaagttCGCATCTAGtttgataaagaaaaaaaattatctctttaAGCGATAGCAAAAGTCCCACTGCTGTCATTATCGCAATGTCtttgtttcaatcaaagtcacttatattattaattctgATTACAGTTGAAAGATGGCACGAGGTCACCAAAAGATCCAGTCGCAGGCGAAGGCGCAAGAAAAGCAGGCCAAAATGAAGAAGCAACAGGGACACAGCGCTTCAGACCAGCAGAAAGCGGCTGCCAAAGCTCTAGTTTTCGCTTGTGCTATCTGCAAGGTAAATTACTGTCCACATAAGCCGCACTGACAGTGTGAAGGCGTCtgttggaataataaaaattattaaaagcaaaagtgggtcaaaattataatatgcctttgagaaatgttttttataagACTATGTATTGTATAAATATACCCTAACTCTGTGATAAAATGTCccattttgtttaataaaatttcattttaaataaaatgatcgtGAAAGTGAATTAATATCTCAAAAATGTGCATATCTATCGGAGAATCAAACGTCatagattatttaaaaccaaaccTTTTAACGTCTGTCCATTTTCAGTCGCAAATGCCCGACCCGAAGACCTACAAGCAACACTTTGAGAACAAACACCCTAAAAACGATTTGCCCGCTGAGCTGAAGGATGTCTAGAATCACGTTCGATTGTGTGTTCATCGCCGAGGGGCGGAGCAGGAGGAGAAAAAGGAGCTGGGTGCAGGAGCCTAACTAAGACCGATTCATTGCCAATaagaagagaaatttttgcCGCTAGCCATCGTTTCCCCCGCAGTATTGACCAACTATTATTAAGATATGTGCTCAAACTTTGTCCGAGAAGCCAGTGTTGATTATTTGGTCGAGATTGATCTATTTGCAACCGTTAATATTTTGCCGTTTTGAATGTTTCTCCTGCAACGCACGTTCCTGCCAGAATGTGAATTTGGACTTGCACAACGTGGTGATTTTCGACCGTTTTTGTCgtgtacttttaattttatttttgttttgaagcgACGGGAACCATCCAATAAATAAAGGAATgttcaattcattttctttatttttatatgaaaatgtattttattcagAGTGGTCTGGTTACCAGAAaatcagattattttatttaaattaacccaTACATTCATCATTTATAAATCCTCCTTTGTCAGAAATGTTTTCCTAAAGAGTTCAATcatgcttgaatttttttcaattaatgcaTTTTACTACCTAAAATTAATGGTTTCCTCCCTCAACTTGGCATGGAAAACAGCTGtagtctaatttaattttcaaataggaTTTAGGATATTTAGAGGCAGTAAAggaaatctaaaatattttaggaaacAATTGCTCAGC is part of the Cloeon dipterum chromosome 1, ieCloDipt1.1, whole genome shotgun sequence genome and harbors:
- the LOC135943284 gene encoding glyoxalase domain-containing protein 4 isoform X2 encodes the protein MNINGRALHFVFKIGERKNTLKFFREVLGMKVLRHEEFSEGCEAACNGNYDTRWSKTMIGYGSEDTHFVIELTYNYGITQYEKGNDFIGIVVKSREAIERAKALEWPIRKDEKHFVTEAPGGYQFFLIDEPQPSNGDPVQSVLVASSNLQRSVDFWHGTLGLQLHSKEEKAAVVSFGDGQAKLEIRDIGGPVERAKAYGRIAFSCPSDQQPMISEKITETKNTILTPLISLPTPGKATVRVIILADPDGHEICFVNDESYRKLSEFDPQAASLLEKAMKKDA
- the LOC135943284 gene encoding glyoxalase domain-containing protein 4 isoform X1, which codes for MQCLQWKAMTDGEQCKKRRCSCLLVFCFHKSAKHEAKKLAEKTHAESESKKIKMNINGRALHFVFKIGERKNTLKFFREVLGMKVLRHEEFSEGCEAACNGNYDTRWSKTMIGYGSEDTHFVIELTYNYGITQYEKGNDFIGIVVKSREAIERAKALEWPIRKDEKHFVTEAPGGYQFFLIDEPQPSNGDPVQSVLVASSNLQRSVDFWHGTLGLQLHSKEEKAAVVSFGDGQAKLEIRDIGGPVERAKAYGRIAFSCPSDQQPMISEKITETKNTILTPLISLPTPGKATVRVIILADPDGHEICFVNDESYRKLSEFDPQAASLLEKAMKKDA
- the LOC135943306 gene encoding zinc finger protein 706-like, whose translation is MARGHQKIQSQAKAQEKQAKMKKQQGHSASDQQKAAAKALVFACAICKSQMPDPKTYKQHFENKHPKNDLPAELKDV